A genome region from Arachis duranensis cultivar V14167 chromosome 6, aradu.V14167.gnm2.J7QH, whole genome shotgun sequence includes the following:
- the LOC107494673 gene encoding uncharacterized protein LOC107494673, with the protein MNNINTFSELLKKASDITEAMKRSGRRSKEVFPLEVCAANGRGRRCSYFRGAKRNSPPPPLPLSRAQAMVVVNGWFEDGTLNPRTDREPPTPEDLKDSRYCTVHRDKGHGLTDCYVVRTMFHRQVKEGKILLNGEQNQEGVRSTHFPQHDVGMIGVEGEVMLTEIVGEAEEMVTMEESLDEDTLTRAWLGTPHSERGGQSSNRRHEKGFGGINAQLTRLAKAHANTLVFRDLDSFGEFYHNKPLYVEAVVEGMKVRRALVDAGSGVNIIPTHIFLEMGGSADQIRPTQVELNAFNGVGVKSRGCVNAVLEVGPIKTNNKFHVVDGSSSYHILLGRPWIHLHRCVPSSWHQCIKSSWRKKDISISATITPFDAGEAHLMDVSFYEQLPLPGVNKIRPVQEYTIGTPRQKAVQKNTLMEEAPKENTKKRATAIEDLGLRKEILPGGGYRCIENAPFQLQDEAKQKEEELEEINLGTEEHPRPLFMCKTLGEKEKRDLIALLTEFRDVFAWNYDKMPGLDPNLVTHNLAVRKGATPVKQAPRKFSNEIEAQVKKEIKKLLAAKFVKPIQHPSWLAIVPVKKKNGQIRCCVDFRDLNKACPKDDFSLPDVDRMVDVTAGFERFSFMDRFSGYNQIRMAPGDKVKTAFRTPVGNFYYTVMPFGLKNAGATYQRAMTAIFHDIMHDFVEDYVDDLVVKSTSGKQHTKHLRAVFTRCRKYRLKMNPMKYAFGVSSGKFLGFRVHKGGISADEDKIKAIQDMESPKDIKGLQKFIGKLGYIRRFIPALGELLGPLRPLLKEKNTFTWGQHHQAVIDKIKNVLTSTHTMTSPQLGAPLKVYLAVGEEAVSGLIAQEGEGKEKPIAYVSKAMKGPEQRYSSPEKHCLALVEYDVKLVTPTTIKSQDLADLLSIYPKKATIEELPDQISRTIETVYACNEEETWTLMFDGAPSNPQGGARVVLIDSHGRNLSFIFRLDFSCTNNEAEYEALMLDLKMAQEVGIKKLHVKGDSNIIIQQILGGYGTKERSLALCREQVWRMMKVFDKISFEHVPRTENKHADALPTLGSRVTIQNGQHALEHRVAESPAREEGMSVEGKINDWRTPLHEQLRTLNITKETRGFCLLNGQMFRKSNDGLLMKCVGEEERKEKAEQLHGATCGEEGPGLYRRLQRWGIYWPKMKFHCDELQASCKACQETKESMQICNVHN; encoded by the exons ATGAACAACATAAACACTTTCTCTGAACTCTTAAAGAAAGCATCTGACATAACCGAGGCAATGAAGCGTAGTGGAAGGAGATCTAAAGAAGTTTTCCCTCTCGAGGTATGTGCCGCTAATGGCAGGGGCAGGAGATGTTCCTATTTTAGGGGTGCTAAGAGAAACAGTCCTCCACCTCCGCTACCTCTCTCCAGAGCTCAGGCCATGGTTGTTGTAAATGGATGGTTTGAGGATGGAACATTAAACCCCAGAACAGATAGAGAGCCACCAACACCTGAAGACCTGAAAGATTCAAGATATTGCACGGTGCACCGCGATAAGGGCCATGGGTTGACTGATTGTTATGTGGTGAGAACAATGTTTCATAGGCAAGTGAAGGAAGGGAAGATACTCCTAAATGGAGAACAAAACCAAGAAGGTGTAAGAAGCACTCATTTTCCTCAACATGATGTTGGAATGATAGGTGTTGAAGGAGAGGTAATGTTGACAGAGATTGTAGGTGAAGCAGAAGAGATGGTCACCATGGAGGAGTCCCTGGATGAAGACACATTGACAAGAG CTTGGCTTGGAACCCCACATTCAGAAAGAGGTGGCCAGAGCTCTAATAGAAGGCATGAAAAAGGTTTTGGGGGCATCAACGCTCAGCTCACAAGATTAGCAAAGGCCCATGCAAACACCCTGGTGTTTCGGGACCTTGACTCATTTGGGGAGTTCTACCATAATAAACCATTGTACGTGGAAGCAGTGGTAGAAGGCATGAAGGTCAGAAGGGCCTTGGTGGATGCTGGATCAGGGGTAAACATCATACCCActcatatatttctagaaatgGGAGGTTCTGCTGATCAGATAAGGCCTACTCAAGTCGAGCTTAATGCTTTTAATGGAGTGGGTGTGAAATCTAGAGGGTGTGTTAATGCTGTCTTGGAGGTTGGCCCCATAAAGACCAATAATAAGTTTCATGTGGTGGATGGAAGCTCTAGCTACCACATCCTACTGGGACGTCCATGGATTCATTTACATCGGTGCGTTCCTTCAAGTTGGCATCAATGCATAAAGTCTAGCTGGAGAAAGAAGGATATTAGCATCTCAGCCACTATAACACCCTTTGATGCGGGAGAAGCACATTTAATGGATGTGAGTTTCTATGAACAGCTTCCGTTACCAGGGGTCAACAAAATAAGGCCTGTGCAGGAATACACTATCGGAACACCCAGACAAAAAGCAGTACAGAAGAACACCCTGATGGAGGAAGCACCAAAAGAAAACACCAAAAAACGAGCAACAGCAATCGAAGACCTAGGGCTTCGTAAGGAAATTCTCCCAGGTGGAGGATATCGGTG CATAGAAAATGCCCCTTTCCAACTCCAAGATGAAGCAAAGCAGAAGGAGGAAGAGTTGGAAGAGATTAATTTAGGGACTGAAGAACACCCGAGGCCTTTGTTCATGTGCAAAACTCTAGGGGAGAAGGAGAAAAGGGATTTGATAGCATTATTAACAGAGTTCAGAGATGTGTTCGCTTGGAACTATGATAAAATGCCAGGGTTAGATCCAAACCTGGTGACCCACAATTTAGCCGTGAGGAAAGGAGCAACTCCTGTCAAGCAAGCTCCTAGAAAATTCTCCAATGAAATAGAAGCTCAAGTAAAGAAAGAAATCAAAAAGTTACTCGCAGCCAAGTTTGTCAAACCAATACAACACCCCTCTTGGTTAGCCATAGTGccagtgaaaaagaagaatggGCAGATCCGGTGTTGCGTGGATTTTAGAGATCTAAACAAAGCTTGCCCTAAGGATGATTTTTCTCTGCCAGATGTCGATAGAATGGTAGATGTTACAGCCGGATTTGAGAGGTTCTCCTTCATGGATAGATTTAGCGGGTACAACCAAATTAGAATGGCTCCGGGAGATAAAGTAAAGACAGCATTTCGAACACCCGTAGGTAATTTTTACTATACTGTCATGCCTTTTGGCCTAAAGAATGCTGGAGCAACCTACCAAAGAGCCATGACTGCTATATTCCATGACATAATGCATGACTTTGTAGAAGACTATGTAGACGATTTGGTTGTCAAGTCAACATCCGGGAAGCAACACACAAAACACCTCAGAGCTGTGTTCACTAGATGCAGAAAGTATAGACTCAAGATGAACCCCATGAAATATGCCTTCGGGGTGTCATCTGGAAAGTTCTTGGGATTCAGAGTCCACAAAGGAGGCATTTCAGCTGACGAGGATAAGATTAAAGCTATCCAAGACATGGAATCTCCGAAAGACATCAAGGGACTTCAGAAGTTCATAGGCAAGCTGGGGTACATTCGAAGGTTCATACCAGCATTAGGGGAGCTCTTAGGACCCCTAAGACCTTTGTTGAAAGAGAAGAACACCTTTACGTGGGGACAACACCACCAAGCTGTGATAGACAAGATCAAGAACGTTCTCACGTCCACTCACACCATGACTTCCCCTCAGCTTGGTGCACCATTGAAGGTATACTTAGCGGTAGGAGAAGAAGCAGTTAGTGGGTTAATTGCACAAGAAGGTGAAGGCAAAGAGAAACCCATTGCTTATGTTAGCAAAGCCATGAAAGGGCCGGAACAAAGATACTCTTCACCAGAGAAACATTGTCTCGCTCTGGT CGAATATGATGTGAAATTGGTGACACCTACCACCATTAAGAGCCAAGATTTGGCTGACCTCTTGTCGATCTATCCTAAAAAAGCAACGATTGAAGAGTTGCCAGATCAGATTTCAAGAACAATAGAGACTGTTTATGCTTGCAATGAAGAGGAAACATGGACCCTCATGTTTGATGGAGCACCCTCGAATCCTCAAGGAGGGGCACGAGTCGTCCTTATAGACTCCCATGGAAGAAACCTGTCCTTCATATTTCGATTGGATTTCTCTTGCACCAACAATGAGGCAGAGTATGAAGCGCTAATGCTCGATCTAAAGATGGCTCAAGAAGTTGGAATCAAGAAACTCCATGTCAAAGGAGACTCCAACATAATAATACAACAAATCCTAGGAGGGTATGGCACGAAGGAAAGAAGTCTGGCCTTATGCAGAGAGCAAGTGTGGCGCATGATGAAGGTATTTGATAAGATCTCATTTGAGCATGTACCCCGAACAGAAAACAAGCATGCGGATGCTTTACCAACATTGGGGAGTAGAGTCACTATTCAAAATGGACAACATGCTTTGGAACACCGGGTAGCTGAAAGTCCTGCCAGAGAAGAAGGGATGTCTGTGGAAGGAAAAATCAATGATTGGCGAACGCCTTTACATGAACAGCTCAGAACACTCAACATCACCAAAGAGACAAGAGGATTTTGCCTCCTCAATGGGCAAATGTTCAGAAAAAGCAATGATGGACTCCTCATGAAATGtgtaggagaagaagaaaggaaagaaaaagcagAACAACTGCATGGAGCCACCTGCGGAGAAGAAGGCCCCGGTTTGTACCGAAGGCTCCAGAGGTGGGGTATTTATTGGCCGAAAATGAAGTTTCATTGTGATGAATTACAGGCTTCCTGCAAGGCTTgtcaagaaacaaaagaaagcatGCAGATATGTAATGTTCACAATTGA
- the LOC107494672 gene encoding uncharacterized protein LOC107494672 — MPACSSSVPLSALSSVSVIAHEAVLVASPPFATDLNRSRDGEISDTRSLGELAIAMAESATIANDNDDDIVRTTPVVDGGASNSGTQHDTQNTGALAEFQVSQQFQDKKEIVLSVKTYSIRREVEYKVLESDHHKYYGKCKEFGNGDDRMIDYHVISAFILPKIRADAAVSIKVLSVHITMPGSVAVLKTSPVRVGGQVDETSAYFHQLFWTSYRVSSPSIIASHWLVSTRLTCTHVMLQPSILVILDRHNGIKAALEVLDGSWLPPNAYRTFYICHVATNFSLSFNGKDALRFLVRLRSSFTTDSTSSDPKMLQCVTGLTGSTMHNRLSIRTNVGDSGI, encoded by the exons ATGCCAGCCTGCTCTAGTTCAGTGCCTCTTAGTGCCTTGTCATCTGTGTCGGTGATTGCACATGAGGCAGTTTTAGTTGCATCTCCACCCTTTGCAACTGATCTAAACCGCAGTCGTGATGGAGAAATAAGTGATACTCGATCCTTGGGTGAGCTTGCAATTGCGATGGCCG AGTCCGCCACGATTGctaatgataatgatgatgacatAGTAAGGACAACTCCAGTTGTGGATGGTGGAGCATCTAATTCAGGAACTCAGCA CGATACACAGAATACAGGAGCTCTAGCTGAGTTTCAGGTTAGTCAGCAGTTTCAGGATAAAAAGGAGATCGTGTTAAGCGTGAAGACTTATAGCATCCGCCGTGAGGTTGAGTACAAAGTGTTAGAATCCGATCATCATAAATACTATGGAAAGTGTAAAGAATTCGGCAACGG TGATGACAGGATGATTGATTATCATGTGATATCGGCCTTCATACTGCCTAAGATTAGAGCTGATGCTGCCGTCTCGATCAAG GTACTGAGTGTGCATATCACGATGCCAGGTAGTGTCGCAGTGTTGAAGACGAGTCCTGTGCGAGTTGGTGGGCAAGTGGATGAGACATCAGCTTATTTTCATCAGCTTTTTTGGACATCATACCGTGTATCGAGCCCTTCCATCATTGCAAGCCATTGGTTAGTGTCGACGAGACTCACTTGTACG CATGTAATGCTTCAACCGAGTATTCTAGTCATATTGGATAGGCACAACGGGATAAAGGCTGCATTGGAGGTTCTTGATGGTAGTTGGCTTCCGCCTAATGCATACCGGACATTTTATATCTGTCACGTGGCTACGAATTTTTCCCTGAGTTTCAACGGCAAGGATGCACTAAGGTTTTTAGTGAGACTAAGGTCGAGTTTCACTACTGATTCGACATCCTCCGATCCAAAGATGCTGCAATGTGTGACTGGGCTAACCGGATCGACTATGCACAATAGACTCAGCATTAGGACAAATGTTGGAGATTCGGGCATATGA